One window of Paenibacillus sp. FSL K6-3182 genomic DNA carries:
- a CDS encoding YpdA family putative bacillithiol disulfide reductase produces MQKEEAIIIGGGPCGLAAAIELERIGLQPLVIEKRNIVHSISQYPTYMQFFSSPENLEIGDIPFTTANDKPSRLEALNYYRTAAQRKNVRVQAYEMINKITPENGQFILHGEDRFGEKRTYQSKYVIIATGYFDHPNELGIPGEQLDKVSHFFRESHPYVGMKVAIIGGSNSAIDAALELERVGAEVTVVYRGNDYSTSIKPWVKPGFQSKVTKGSIRMLFQSTVTSIENNDITVLGPEGEIRLENDFVLALTGFHPDRNFLNTSGVTIEEEGYPTFNEDTMETNVPGIYLAGVVASRHEANEIFIESGRYHGHKIAEHILSLK; encoded by the coding sequence TTGTCATAGAGAAACGCAACATTGTACATTCAATCTCGCAATATCCCACTTATATGCAATTTTTCAGCAGTCCAGAAAATCTTGAAATCGGCGATATACCATTCACAACGGCTAACGATAAGCCTTCCAGACTGGAAGCACTTAATTATTATAGAACAGCCGCGCAGCGCAAAAACGTTCGTGTGCAAGCCTATGAAATGATAAATAAGATTACGCCTGAGAATGGACAGTTTATTTTGCATGGAGAAGATCGTTTTGGCGAGAAGCGCACATACCAAAGCAAGTATGTCATCATCGCTACAGGTTATTTCGATCATCCGAATGAGCTGGGCATTCCCGGTGAGCAGCTCGATAAGGTTAGTCATTTCTTCCGCGAATCGCATCCCTACGTTGGTATGAAAGTTGCCATTATTGGCGGCAGCAACTCCGCAATCGATGCGGCTTTAGAGCTTGAGAGGGTCGGTGCAGAGGTAACGGTCGTCTATCGCGGCAATGATTATTCTACCAGCATTAAGCCATGGGTTAAGCCAGGTTTCCAGAGCAAAGTAACGAAAGGCTCTATTCGCATGCTGTTTCAGTCAACTGTAACCTCTATCGAAAACAATGACATCACTGTACTAGGACCTGAAGGCGAGATCCGTTTGGAAAATGATTTTGTATTAGCTTTGACCGGCTTCCATCCCGATCGCAACTTCCTTAACACAAGCGGCGTTACGATTGAAGAAGAAGGGTATCCAACCTTCAACGAAGATACTATGGAAACGAATGTTCCAGGCATTTATCTCGCAGGTGTCGTAGCCTCCAGACATGAAGCAAATGAAATTTTCATCGAATCCGGACGTTATCATGGCCATAAGATTGCCGAACATATTTTAAGCCTCAAATGA
- a CDS encoding DUF4129 domain-containing protein: MNEPQKRSFSLNTLGQGVIELLFYLPVFIAIAVYLLPAGALWPWIATIPLCYWTASLILGKYPRLRYGVKLLLAIAIGALHSSLFIIAWVGNVDIVPMVVCGLAAAVAAMKGMSAQLRGWFNSFPNTQMLIGVLLYVAVQPLKIIALKKLMEYNGVLIVCGIAAVIIFFFFANERHLNSETVDSGKTSATLAFKRQNRLLIIVIVSIISILALFRQIQKMIESFFHSIIERIMNWLNQSREQTPVEEPPIDSSTPEMPLEETKPPSDWMLLLEQIAKIIGIVLVIIILCILFYFIARKVMQWVKLLAAKLQERGADSRNNGVGFTDEVESLMTLTKWREQMGNKLKQLLPKKRSFAQEWNELRTNTEKIRFLYARLLRSSAEQGYTVKEHMTPRETSEDLNTWQAGKLDNMPRFIELYEEARYGDKQPDDQQINALKNQFEKKGNQA; encoded by the coding sequence GTGAATGAGCCCCAAAAGCGATCTTTTTCTTTAAATACCTTAGGTCAAGGCGTTATTGAACTGCTCTTTTATTTGCCCGTATTTATAGCGATAGCTGTTTACTTGCTGCCTGCTGGAGCTTTGTGGCCATGGATAGCAACGATTCCTCTCTGTTACTGGACGGCATCGCTAATCCTCGGAAAATATCCAAGATTACGATACGGCGTGAAGCTGCTTCTAGCTATTGCTATTGGGGCGTTGCATAGCAGTTTGTTCATTATCGCATGGGTAGGTAATGTGGATATCGTCCCTATGGTTGTATGCGGACTTGCTGCTGCTGTAGCAGCAATGAAGGGCATGTCGGCGCAATTGCGCGGATGGTTCAACTCATTTCCCAATACACAGATGCTGATTGGCGTGCTCCTTTATGTAGCTGTGCAGCCGTTAAAAATAATTGCGTTAAAAAAACTGATGGAGTACAACGGTGTTTTAATCGTTTGCGGAATTGCTGCCGTCATTATATTTTTCTTTTTTGCAAATGAGCGGCATTTGAACAGTGAAACAGTAGATTCAGGTAAAACGTCAGCTACTCTTGCTTTCAAACGCCAAAATCGTCTATTAATTATTGTAATCGTCAGCATCATTAGCATTCTTGCTCTTTTCCGCCAAATTCAGAAGATGATTGAGAGCTTCTTTCATTCGATCATAGAACGAATAATGAATTGGCTAAACCAGTCTAGGGAGCAGACACCGGTCGAAGAACCTCCTATTGATTCTTCAACACCTGAGATGCCTTTGGAGGAAACGAAGCCGCCGTCTGATTGGATGCTGCTACTCGAGCAAATTGCGAAAATTATCGGCATCGTGTTAGTCATCATCATCCTCTGCATTCTGTTCTATTTTATTGCTAGAAAGGTAATGCAATGGGTGAAACTGCTTGCTGCTAAATTGCAGGAAAGAGGAGCAGATAGCCGCAATAATGGGGTTGGCTTTACAGATGAAGTTGAAAGTTTAATGACATTAACTAAATGGCGGGAGCAAATGGGAAATAAACTGAAGCAGCTGCTGCCTAAGAAGCGCTCCTTTGCTCAGGAATGGAATGAGCTGCGAACAAATACAGAAAAAATCAGGTTTTTATATGCTCGCTTATTGAGAAGCAGCGCCGAACAGGGGTATACGGTCAAAGAACATATGACTCCGCGCGAAACATCAGAAGACCTGAATACATGGCAGGCTGGCAAGCTCGACAATATGCCTCGATTTATTGAGTTGTACGAAGAAGCAAGGTATGGCGATAAGCAGCCAGATGACCAACAAATCAACGCTCTTAAAAACCAGTTCGAAAAAAAAGGGAATCAAGCTTAA
- a CDS encoding DUF58 domain-containing protein, whose product MILFWFILAAIVILSLQGKIFQKLVLRRIQYERRFTSKTCYSGEQVEMIEEMANAKWLPVPWLRVESQLSTHLHFQQLDNFSVSSGQLYQNHKSFFSLSPYTKITRTHRITCAKRGWYKLQTVTLTGGDPLGLTHSSAQIALQGELLVYPKPAEVPIHELPYHSWQGDQSIRRWIINDPFIIAGVRDYQAGDTYKQINWKATAKTGSLQVHQYDFTADRRLMIYLNVDDVEGMWRSVTDLSLIELGIEWAAGAAEAVIQQGMEVGFASNMPLTGMMESVHIEPRGGHEHLIVILEEMAKLDIERTELFHHLLEREARSGFSERDVLMITAYWNEELEKQAEQLRYNGNAVAVWMLTDKAKPTISDVGQAISGSGREEVIA is encoded by the coding sequence ATGATTTTATTCTGGTTTATATTGGCTGCAATCGTCATTTTGTCACTACAGGGCAAAATATTTCAAAAGCTCGTATTGCGCCGTATCCAATATGAACGGCGTTTTACGAGCAAAACATGCTATAGCGGCGAGCAGGTTGAGATGATAGAAGAGATGGCCAACGCCAAATGGCTGCCGGTGCCTTGGCTGCGCGTGGAATCACAGCTCTCCACTCATCTGCATTTTCAACAGCTTGATAATTTTTCTGTGAGCAGCGGGCAGCTTTACCAGAACCATAAGAGCTTCTTCAGTCTATCGCCATATACAAAAATTACGCGCACACACCGCATTACCTGCGCAAAGCGAGGCTGGTACAAGCTTCAAACCGTCACGTTAACGGGCGGTGATCCGCTTGGTTTAACCCATTCGTCCGCTCAAATTGCGCTTCAAGGGGAACTGCTTGTTTATCCAAAGCCTGCCGAGGTGCCCATTCATGAGCTACCTTATCATAGCTGGCAGGGTGATCAATCGATTCGCCGCTGGATTATCAACGATCCATTCATTATTGCAGGCGTTCGTGATTATCAAGCGGGCGATACGTATAAGCAAATCAACTGGAAAGCTACTGCAAAAACAGGAAGCCTTCAAGTCCATCAGTATGATTTTACCGCGGACCGCAGACTGATGATTTATTTGAATGTGGACGATGTAGAGGGCATGTGGCGAAGCGTAACTGATTTATCGTTAATCGAGCTAGGCATTGAATGGGCAGCAGGGGCAGCTGAAGCTGTCATTCAGCAGGGCATGGAAGTTGGTTTTGCATCTAATATGCCTTTGACCGGCATGATGGAAAGCGTTCACATTGAACCTAGAGGCGGGCATGAGCATTTAATCGTTATTTTAGAGGAAATGGCGAAGCTCGATATTGAACGCACAGAGTTGTTTCATCATTTGTTGGAACGCGAAGCAAGAAGCGGCTTCAGTGAACGAGATGTGCTAATGATTACGGCTTATTGGAACGAAGAACTGGAAAAACAAGCTGAACAGCTTCGCTACAACGGCAATGCAGTCGCAGTTTGGATGCTGACAGATAAAGCTAAGCCAACGATTAGCGATGTTGGACAAGCGATATCAGGTAGCGGCAGAGAAGAGGTGATCGCGTGA
- a CDS encoding MoxR family ATPase has product MSIEAIKQLAEQLKSNIGRVIVGKEEVVELMLIGLLTSGHVLLEDVPGTGKTLLAKSMAKSLALSFRRIQFTPDLLPSDLSGIHFYNQKISEFEFRAGPLFTHLLLADEINRATPRTQSSLLECMEERQISIDGETKYLERPFMVIATQNPVEHQGTFPLPEAQLDRFLFKIKMGYPTTEEGLQLLKRFKDHDPLAELEPVAGIDVIQKAQQAYSAVKVNDDILQYLLQIVEQTRRREEVSVGVSPRGSQALLRASQVHAILRGRDFVTPDDIKAMAKPVLSHRLAIRGMHRTANQAESIIDDIIRLTAVPAEAGVTAR; this is encoded by the coding sequence ATGTCTATTGAAGCGATAAAACAATTAGCCGAACAATTGAAATCTAATATTGGACGCGTCATCGTAGGCAAAGAGGAAGTTGTAGAACTAATGCTCATCGGACTCCTTACATCAGGGCATGTGCTGCTCGAGGATGTGCCAGGAACAGGAAAGACCTTGCTCGCTAAATCTATGGCCAAATCATTGGCTTTATCTTTCAGGAGAATTCAATTTACACCCGATTTGCTTCCATCGGATCTAAGCGGCATTCATTTCTATAATCAAAAAATAAGCGAGTTTGAATTCAGAGCTGGTCCATTGTTTACTCATTTGCTGTTAGCAGATGAGATTAATCGTGCGACGCCTCGTACCCAATCGAGTTTGCTCGAATGTATGGAAGAGCGTCAAATCAGCATCGACGGTGAAACCAAATATTTGGAGCGTCCATTTATGGTTATTGCTACACAAAATCCAGTGGAGCATCAAGGAACCTTTCCACTTCCGGAAGCACAGCTCGATCGTTTTTTATTCAAAATTAAGATGGGTTATCCGACGACTGAAGAAGGTTTGCAGCTATTAAAACGTTTTAAAGATCATGATCCGCTTGCGGAGCTTGAGCCAGTTGCAGGAATAGATGTCATTCAGAAGGCACAGCAAGCCTATTCAGCGGTGAAAGTGAACGATGACATCCTTCAGTATTTGCTGCAAATCGTGGAGCAAACACGAAGGCGTGAGGAGGTTTCTGTTGGTGTCAGTCCGCGTGGCAGTCAAGCGCTGCTCCGCGCTTCCCAGGTACATGCCATTTTGCGAGGACGTGATTTCGTTACGCCTGATGATATAAAGGCAATGGCGAAGCCGGTCTTGTCCCACCGACTAGCCATTCGCGGCATGCATCGTACAGCAAATCAGGCGGAATCCATTATTGATGACATTATTCGTTTGACGGCCGTGCCTGCTGAAGCAGGCGTTACGGCTCGTTAG
- a CDS encoding polysaccharide deacetylase family protein encodes MSLAKALGYGENEKLLIINADDYGVCHSVNVGIQQLLLEQTVSSATIMMPCGWAREAALWSARHPQVDVGVHFTFTSEWDMYRWGPVNRKGSTSSLVTHENYFPKDSKTFELKADPEQVKEELIAQIEMALAMGMKPSHADNHMGSLYGLATGRNFLSIVLDVCASYGLPFRLPRNLRQNIGQMASPELEEQAKQLGMLADSKGVVILDYLIGLPFHLEEGETFDSLKASMQQVLEGLEPGVSEIIIHPSLVTDELNAFHMQPLKRGMEFELFRDAEIKNTLQKENIRMIRWSELQKLQRARTGFTT; translated from the coding sequence ATGAGTTTAGCCAAAGCACTGGGATACGGCGAGAACGAAAAACTGCTCATTATTAACGCAGATGACTACGGAGTATGCCATTCGGTAAATGTCGGCATTCAGCAGCTGCTGCTAGAACAAACGGTGAGCTCGGCGACGATTATGATGCCTTGCGGCTGGGCGAGGGAAGCAGCGCTATGGAGTGCAAGGCACCCGCAAGTTGATGTGGGTGTCCATTTCACATTTACTAGCGAATGGGATATGTACCGCTGGGGTCCAGTCAACCGCAAAGGAAGCACAAGTTCGCTTGTCACCCATGAAAATTATTTCCCGAAGGACAGTAAAACCTTTGAGCTGAAAGCTGATCCAGAGCAAGTAAAAGAAGAACTTATCGCACAAATTGAAATGGCTTTAGCTATGGGGATGAAACCATCGCATGCGGACAATCACATGGGAAGCTTGTATGGGTTAGCAACCGGCAGAAATTTCTTATCTATCGTTCTGGATGTATGCGCTTCCTATGGCCTGCCTTTCCGTTTGCCGCGTAATTTAAGGCAAAATATTGGTCAAATGGCTTCTCCTGAGCTGGAAGAGCAAGCCAAACAGCTCGGAATGCTGGCGGATTCGAAGGGTGTTGTTATCCTTGATTATTTAATCGGCTTGCCGTTCCACTTGGAGGAGGGTGAAACATTTGATTCACTAAAGGCAAGCATGCAGCAGGTACTTGAGGGTCTGGAACCAGGCGTTTCTGAAATTATTATACATCCGTCTCTTGTAACCGATGAGCTGAATGCTTTTCACATGCAGCCTCTAAAGCGGGGAATGGAGTTTGAATTATTCCGTGATGCTGAGATCAAGAATACGTTGCAAAAAGAAAACATCCGTATGATTCGCTGGAGTGAACTGCAAAAACTACAGCGTGCTCGAACAGGCTTTACAACCTAA
- a CDS encoding phosphotransferase, with product MTDTIDFTAYLDAYAFAEPCHIESRESGMNNTTRIISSGNKKFVLRIYNNHKDIDIVRLEHEVLNDLNKQKLAFKVPIPVQNKQGETISVATDGTLSSLFQFIDGDRPTVSNPAHVYALGVTAAKLSSALSGINPKGLPLYSPYFMLENTYALMDEEAFFAMAELSVDLKGRKSSFMALHEERLKLKEDCNQLVGLPEQWIHGDLVFNNTVCQGDAIVGVLDFEFTTVDVRAMELAVIIVDIIKPDDLNIKENVKRLLQGYQDTNPLTLHEIKILPILMKLRLLDVALHFAIRLRDNLDDEEILSGIIDQSAFGCRWINEHWEDDFS from the coding sequence TTGACCGACACCATAGATTTTACAGCTTATTTAGATGCATATGCGTTCGCCGAGCCTTGTCATATTGAGAGCCGGGAGAGCGGAATGAATAATACGACCCGAATCATTTCGTCGGGAAATAAAAAATTTGTCCTGCGCATTTACAATAACCATAAGGATATTGATATTGTAAGGCTTGAACATGAGGTACTGAACGACTTGAATAAACAGAAGCTAGCCTTTAAGGTGCCGATTCCAGTTCAGAATAAACAAGGCGAAACGATTAGCGTTGCAACAGATGGCACCTTATCGTCATTATTTCAGTTTATTGATGGTGACCGACCGACGGTTTCAAACCCAGCGCATGTTTATGCGCTAGGCGTTACAGCTGCGAAGCTTTCTAGTGCTTTAAGCGGAATAAACCCAAAAGGCTTGCCGCTTTACAGCCCTTATTTCATGTTGGAAAATACATATGCTTTGATGGATGAGGAAGCTTTTTTTGCAATGGCAGAGCTTTCCGTAGATCTTAAAGGTAGAAAATCAAGCTTCATGGCCTTGCACGAGGAGCGTCTGAAGCTGAAAGAGGATTGTAATCAACTTGTCGGGCTGCCGGAACAATGGATCCATGGTGATTTGGTTTTTAATAATACGGTATGTCAAGGCGATGCGATCGTAGGTGTGCTGGATTTTGAATTTACGACTGTCGATGTTAGAGCGATGGAGCTTGCTGTCATTATTGTCGATATCATAAAACCAGATGACCTAAATATAAAAGAGAATGTGAAGCGTTTATTGCAGGGTTATCAGGATACGAATCCGTTAACTCTTCATGAAATTAAGATATTGCCGATATTAATGAAATTAAGATTGCTTGATGTAGCATTGCATTTTGCCATACGCTTAAGAGATAATTTAGATGATGAGGAAATACTTTCCGGCATTATCGATCAGTCAGCATTCGGCTGCCGCTGGATTAATGAACATTGGGAGGATGATTTTTCATGA
- a CDS encoding MOSC domain-containing protein: MTHHIETAKLVSLNIGMPKSITHGSKEVLTGIYKQPSQATHALSTIGLEGDGQGDTIHHGGPDKAVCVYFEQRYAYWREKYEEPFDYGAFGENFTLSSWTEGDLCIGDIIQADDVILQVSQPRQPCYKLGLRHKLPELPGHVQREGYTGLYFRVLQEGHIQAGMTFEIKYKHPARKTVMEANRVMYRDKDDIKGIRELLDVKELAASWQEQLGARLTRLQLDQ; encoded by the coding sequence ATGACACATCATATAGAAACGGCTAAACTTGTGTCACTAAATATAGGAATGCCGAAATCAATAACACACGGCAGTAAAGAAGTATTAACAGGAATTTATAAGCAGCCTTCACAAGCAACCCATGCTTTGAGCACTATAGGACTTGAGGGCGATGGACAAGGCGATACGATTCATCATGGTGGACCGGACAAAGCGGTATGCGTCTATTTCGAGCAACGATACGCCTATTGGCGTGAGAAATACGAGGAGCCATTTGATTACGGAGCTTTTGGTGAAAACTTTACGCTCTCGAGCTGGACAGAAGGGGATTTGTGCATCGGCGATATTATCCAGGCAGATGATGTGATCCTTCAAGTAAGTCAGCCAAGACAGCCGTGCTATAAGCTGGGGCTGCGGCATAAGCTGCCGGAATTGCCGGGACATGTTCAGCGTGAAGGCTACACAGGTCTTTATTTCCGCGTACTCCAAGAGGGCCATATACAGGCAGGGATGACGTTTGAAATTAAATATAAACATCCGGCCCGTAAAACGGTTATGGAAGCTAACCGTGTCATGTACCGTGATAAAGATGACATAAAGGGAATCAGAGAGCTGCTTGATGTGAAAGAATTGGCTGCGAGCTGGCAGGAACAGCTGGGGGCTCGTTTGACAAGATTGCAGCTTGATCAATAA
- a CDS encoding amino acid permease, which produces MILLLAGLLIFAIVIAVIIAIAFKAQQSISLSKHQNLIVYGLQAQLLQDKHDLHRYGLAQQLRRRFGGLSSFGLSFNALGLIGSAAFLFGPAIGEGGPSVIGFGLPIIALFALILSASLAELSSVTPTAGGIYHTASSLGGRSWGVRAGWLQASGHLAMLALLNCACAALLDGSMSARIGYQTSDFTFWCVVAVLTASQGAVNHFGNRMLSKLQAGGVILQVFIALFIIAGLAWLAWPGSYSPVLMYQFQNAQWNGTVQAGSFVSGTLLLLKLFIGMEGSSQGSEETIDPRVRAPWSIFLSTAYTFVIGFVLLSFMLISIPLSNGPSWLGTFLQTAAAGWGGTSMIIIFVILSLWSSGLQTMTVCSRIVYSLARDGALPLSQRWSNVSERHQTPIPAVWLCAVISLTILLIAFFSYRDDTIIFLLTAAIICLNLSYAIPIAWKIKQGKIHARLHASPWHLGSWSIPIHLVSIAWLLLTTILAAIFIDYRGSIAAFVFLTLISFMELRYRQKHGMSLQSRVNRSRKELYFMERKFPLN; this is translated from the coding sequence ATGATTTTATTGCTAGCAGGATTATTAATATTTGCGATTGTCATTGCCGTTATTATTGCCATTGCGTTCAAAGCGCAACAGTCCATTTCATTATCTAAGCATCAGAATCTAATTGTTTATGGCTTGCAGGCGCAGCTGCTACAGGACAAACATGATTTGCATCGTTATGGTTTAGCGCAGCAGCTTAGACGGCGGTTCGGCGGGTTATCATCATTTGGTTTATCGTTTAATGCGCTCGGTTTGATTGGAAGCGCAGCTTTTTTGTTTGGTCCAGCGATCGGAGAGGGGGGGCCGTCGGTTATTGGATTTGGTTTGCCCATAATCGCTTTATTTGCACTTATTTTAAGTGCATCTCTCGCAGAACTCTCATCTGTGACACCAACTGCAGGCGGAATTTATCATACGGCATCCTCATTAGGCGGGCGCTCATGGGGAGTGCGAGCAGGCTGGCTTCAAGCATCTGGACATTTAGCTATGCTTGCTCTGCTAAACTGCGCATGTGCAGCTTTACTGGACGGTTCTATGTCCGCTCGAATAGGTTATCAAACATCGGATTTCACTTTTTGGTGTGTCGTTGCAGTGCTGACTGCTTCCCAAGGTGCTGTGAACCACTTTGGAAACCGGATGTTAAGCAAGCTGCAAGCAGGCGGCGTTATACTGCAAGTATTTATTGCTTTATTCATTATTGCTGGGCTAGCTTGGCTTGCATGGCCAGGCAGCTATTCTCCTGTATTGATGTATCAATTTCAAAATGCACAGTGGAATGGTACCGTGCAGGCGGGATCATTCGTCAGCGGTACGCTCCTTTTGTTAAAGCTATTTATTGGCATGGAGGGCTCAAGCCAAGGATCGGAAGAAACAATTGATCCTCGTGTACGAGCACCGTGGTCGATTTTTTTATCTACTGCTTACACATTTGTTATTGGTTTTGTACTTCTGAGCTTTATGCTTATATCCATTCCATTGTCTAACGGACCAAGCTGGTTGGGAACGTTTCTACAAACGGCAGCTGCTGGCTGGGGCGGCACCAGTATGATCATTATTTTTGTCATTCTATCATTATGGAGCAGCGGACTGCAGACGATGACAGTATGCTCGCGGATTGTATACAGCCTAGCACGTGATGGCGCCTTGCCGCTGAGCCAACGATGGTCTAACGTGTCGGAGCGGCATCAGACGCCGATTCCTGCCGTCTGGTTGTGTGCGGTCATTTCATTAACTATTCTTCTCATTGCTTTTTTCAGCTATAGAGACGATACAATCATTTTTCTTCTAACTGCAGCGATAATATGTTTAAATCTATCGTATGCCATACCGATTGCCTGGAAAATAAAACAGGGGAAGATCCATGCGCGGTTGCATGCATCACCGTGGCATTTGGGCAGCTGGAGTATCCCAATCCATTTGGTTTCCATAGCTTGGCTGCTGTTAACGACGATACTAGCTGCTATATTCATCGATTATCGAGGCTCAATTGCAGCTTTTGTATTTCTTACATTGATCTCTTTCATGGAGCTAAGGTATCGGCAAAAACATGGGATGAGCCTGCAGAGCAGAGTTAATCGTTCACGCAAGGAGCTTTATTTTATGGAAAGAAAATTTCCTTTAAATTAA
- a CDS encoding response regulator, whose translation MIYFLILFAAALIVAVSFVFFHQRKMEKEQQRSIERTPVLPSATVTSISTNRIVDQPLAEAAAKATISSMPYSADMLYKILVVDDQPAIRMMLVELFAAQGIDVYEAESGSIALDIYEKQKPNCVLLDLKMPEMDGIEILRGIRMLSPEVPVILITAYADPDIMEEALALGITHCFTKPFDIIELKSLVYGILEQSSNQAE comes from the coding sequence TTGATATATTTTCTCATATTATTCGCAGCAGCTCTAATTGTCGCGGTGTCGTTTGTCTTCTTTCACCAACGAAAAATGGAAAAGGAGCAGCAACGCTCCATCGAAAGGACGCCTGTTTTACCATCCGCGACAGTTACGTCAATATCTACGAATCGAATAGTAGATCAACCCCTTGCTGAGGCAGCTGCAAAAGCAACTATAAGCTCGATGCCTTATTCAGCAGATATGCTCTATAAGATTTTAGTTGTAGATGATCAACCCGCTATTCGAATGATGCTTGTTGAATTGTTTGCTGCGCAGGGTATCGATGTTTATGAAGCTGAAAGCGGCAGTATCGCCTTGGACATTTACGAGAAGCAGAAGCCGAATTGTGTACTGCTTGATTTGAAAATGCCCGAAATGGATGGAATAGAAATTTTGCGCGGGATAAGAATGCTGTCGCCAGAGGTGCCTGTCATTCTCATAACGGCATATGCAGATCCAGACATAATGGAAGAGGCGCTTGCGCTTGGCATTACACATTGTTTTACGAAGCCCTTTGATATCATAGAACTCAAATCACTCGTTTATGGAATACTGGAGCAAAGTTCTAATCAAGCTGAGTGA
- a CDS encoding DUF3298 domain-containing protein, producing the protein MSFQPPVVIQTAKADFPKAELSLPYVSGGRSEAADKKINHTIHHTVQQMVHNQGSLDDPRAQMLGYFEQKNNQKDYLSLSLFNYAFTGGAHGLTLQQSLTFKQSTGQTYTLAQLFKPGSDYVGRISAIVSAQILARKIDTLEPFKSIRPDQDYYVADRSLVVYFQLYELAAYVFGFLYFPISVYELQDIINEDGPLGPMLVND; encoded by the coding sequence ATGTCATTTCAACCGCCAGTCGTTATCCAAACGGCAAAAGCTGATTTTCCGAAAGCCGAGCTGTCATTGCCTTATGTGAGCGGAGGCAGAAGCGAAGCTGCAGATAAAAAGATCAACCATACGATTCATCATACCGTGCAGCAGATGGTTCATAATCAAGGCTCGCTTGATGATCCGAGAGCGCAGATGCTAGGTTATTTTGAACAGAAAAATAATCAAAAGGATTATCTTAGTCTTTCCTTGTTCAATTATGCCTTTACTGGTGGAGCTCACGGCTTGACGCTTCAGCAATCGCTGACTTTTAAGCAATCGACAGGACAAACCTATACGCTGGCCCAGCTGTTTAAACCTGGGTCGGACTATGTTGGGCGGATAAGCGCTATCGTAAGCGCACAAATCTTGGCAAGAAAGATTGATACGCTGGAGCCTTTCAAATCCATAAGACCTGACCAGGACTATTACGTAGCGGACCGTTCACTTGTCGTCTATTTCCAGCTATATGAGCTGGCAGCTTATGTGTTTGGATTTCTGTATTTTCCGATATCCGTCTACGAACTGCAAGATATCATTAATGAGGATGGTCCACTTGGACCGATGCTGGTTAATGACTAA
- a CDS encoding GNAT family N-acetyltransferase: protein MNEIVLRLITEAELDAAIKLEQKCYSPEAAATMAGFQFRYKHYRSFFWSAWLCDQLVGITNGIRTSQTDCGDEMKGNQADFFEGNNFCILTIAVDAHYRGRGIGTLLLRKLIEQCSSSHIETIILMCEEHLIPFYESEQFESRGVSASTHGGIVWHEMRRVLHTMEHLTE, encoded by the coding sequence GTGAACGAGATCGTACTACGCCTCATAACAGAAGCTGAGCTCGACGCTGCTATTAAGCTAGAACAAAAATGCTATTCTCCTGAAGCTGCTGCTACCATGGCAGGGTTTCAATTTCGCTATAAGCATTATCGTTCATTTTTTTGGTCAGCTTGGCTTTGCGACCAATTAGTTGGAATAACAAACGGCATCCGTACTTCACAGACTGATTGCGGTGATGAAATGAAGGGGAATCAAGCTGATTTTTTTGAGGGGAACAACTTTTGCATCCTTACTATCGCTGTTGATGCGCATTATCGCGGGCGTGGAATCGGCACTTTGTTGCTGAGGAAGCTGATCGAACAATGTAGTTCATCACATATTGAAACCATTATACTGATGTGCGAAGAGCATTTGATTCCGTTCTACGAATCGGAGCAATTTGAGAGTAGAGGGGTGTCCGCTTCTACGCATGGCGGAATCGTTTGGCATGAGATGAGACGTGTATTGCATACAATGGAGCATCTTACCGAATAG